In Pseudomonas oryzicola, one DNA window encodes the following:
- a CDS encoding DNA polymerase II, translating to MELQQGFVLTRHWHDTPEGTCVEFWLATDRGPKQLRLAPQVSVAFIPQAQEAHARVLLANEPGVELRPLQLKDFDQRPVLGLYCRQHRQLMQLEQRLRTAGIEVFEGDIRPPERYLMERFITAPVQFTGQADAHGVLCDAQIKPFPGYRPPLRLVSLDIETSERGELYSIALEGCGQRQVYMLGPANGTAAGLDFDLHYCADRAALLTCLNQWVAEHDPDAIIGWNLVQFDLRLLHEHAKLLQVPLALGRKGTPMTLRSHASGGHVFAEAPGRLLIDGIEALRSATWSFPSFSLESVAQTLLGEGKAIDTPYQRMDEINRRFAEDKPALARYNLKDCELVTRIFAHTRLLEFLLERSSVTGLAVDRSGGSVAAFCHLYIPQMHRLGFVAPNLGSRPDEASPGGFVMDSRPGLYDSVLVLDYKSLYPSIIRTFLIDPVGLIEGLRLPDEAHAVAGFRGARFSRSQHCLPAIVERVWQGREAAKREGNAPLSQALKIIMNAFYGVLGSSGCRFFDPRLASSITLRGHQIMRQTRALIEARGYEVIYGDTDSTFVWLKGPYEDEVAARIGRELVAEVNLWWREHLRQQMNLESALELQYEVHYRRFLMPTIRGADEGSKKRYAGLVLRADGREEMVYKGLESVRTDWSPLARQFQQALYARIFRGQPYRDYVRDYVRQTLAGELDELLVYRKRLRRPLADYQRNVPPHVRAARLADDYNSRLGRPKQYQRGGWISYLMTTAGPEPLENRQAPIDYDHYLSRQLQPVADAILPFVGDDFAALTDRQLPLF from the coding sequence GTGGAGTTGCAGCAGGGCTTTGTCCTGACCCGGCATTGGCATGACACTCCCGAAGGCACCTGCGTGGAGTTCTGGCTGGCCACCGACCGGGGGCCAAAGCAGTTGCGCCTGGCACCGCAGGTGTCGGTGGCATTCATTCCCCAGGCGCAGGAGGCGCACGCCCGGGTACTGCTGGCCAACGAACCCGGTGTGGAACTGCGACCGCTGCAGCTCAAGGACTTCGACCAGCGCCCGGTGCTGGGCCTGTACTGCCGCCAGCACCGGCAGTTGATGCAGCTGGAGCAACGCCTGCGCACGGCCGGTATCGAGGTGTTCGAAGGCGATATCCGCCCGCCCGAGCGTTACCTGATGGAGCGCTTCATCACAGCCCCGGTGCAGTTCACCGGCCAGGCCGATGCCCATGGTGTGCTCTGCGATGCCCAGATCAAGCCTTTTCCGGGCTATCGCCCGCCGCTGCGCCTGGTGTCGCTGGACATCGAGACCAGCGAGCGGGGTGAGCTGTACAGCATTGCCCTGGAAGGCTGCGGCCAACGGCAGGTGTACATGCTTGGCCCGGCCAACGGCACCGCCGCCGGCCTCGATTTCGACCTGCACTACTGTGCCGACCGCGCTGCGCTGCTCACCTGCCTCAACCAGTGGGTCGCCGAGCATGACCCGGACGCCATCATCGGCTGGAACCTGGTCCAGTTCGACCTGCGCCTGCTGCATGAACACGCCAAGCTGCTGCAGGTGCCGCTGGCCTTGGGGCGCAAGGGCACGCCTATGACCCTGCGTAGCCATGCCAGTGGTGGCCACGTGTTCGCCGAGGCCCCGGGGCGCCTGCTGATCGACGGTATCGAGGCCCTGCGTTCGGCAACCTGGAGCTTCCCGTCGTTCAGCCTCGAAAGCGTCGCCCAGACCTTGCTCGGCGAAGGCAAGGCCATCGACACACCGTACCAGCGCATGGATGAAATCAACCGCCGCTTCGCCGAGGACAAACCGGCCCTGGCGCGCTACAACCTCAAGGATTGCGAGCTGGTCACGCGCATTTTCGCCCACACCCGCCTGCTCGAGTTCCTCCTCGAACGTTCGTCGGTTACCGGCCTTGCCGTGGACCGCAGTGGTGGTTCGGTGGCAGCGTTCTGTCACCTGTACATCCCGCAGATGCACCGCCTGGGCTTCGTCGCTCCCAACCTCGGTAGCCGCCCCGATGAAGCCAGCCCCGGTGGTTTCGTCATGGATTCGCGCCCGGGCCTGTACGATTCGGTGCTGGTGCTGGACTACAAGAGCCTGTACCCGTCAATCATCCGTACCTTCCTGATCGACCCGGTCGGGTTGATCGAAGGCTTGCGCCTGCCTGACGAGGCGCATGCGGTGGCAGGCTTCCGGGGCGCGCGTTTCTCGCGTAGCCAGCATTGCCTGCCGGCCATTGTCGAGCGGGTCTGGCAGGGCCGGGAAGCCGCCAAGCGCGAGGGCAACGCGCCGTTGTCACAGGCACTGAAGATCATCATGAATGCCTTCTACGGCGTGCTGGGTTCCAGCGGTTGCCGGTTCTTCGACCCGCGCCTGGCCTCGTCGATCACCCTGCGTGGCCATCAGATCATGCGCCAGACCCGGGCGTTGATCGAAGCCCGGGGCTATGAGGTCATCTACGGCGATACCGACTCCACCTTCGTCTGGCTCAAGGGGCCATATGAGGACGAGGTCGCAGCACGCATCGGACGCGAACTGGTGGCCGAGGTCAACTTGTGGTGGCGCGAACACCTGCGCCAGCAGATGAACCTGGAAAGCGCGCTGGAGCTGCAGTACGAGGTGCATTACCGTCGTTTCCTGATGCCCACCATCCGTGGTGCCGATGAAGGCAGCAAGAAGCGTTATGCCGGGTTGGTGCTGCGCGCCGATGGCCGCGAGGAAATGGTCTACAAGGGCCTGGAGTCGGTGCGCACCGACTGGTCGCCGTTGGCCAGGCAGTTCCAGCAGGCGTTGTACGCACGGATCTTCCGTGGCCAGCCGTACCGCGATTACGTGCGTGACTATGTGCGGCAGACGTTGGCAGGCGAGCTGGACGAGTTGCTGGTGTACCGCAAGCGCCTGCGCCGGCCGCTGGCCGACTATCAACGCAACGTGCCGCCGCATGTGCGCGCTGCACGCCTGGCGGATGACTACAACAGCCGCCTGGGTCGGCCAAAGCAGTATCAGCGCGGCGGCTGGATCAGCTACCTGATGACCACCGCAGGCCCCGAACCGTTGGAAAACCGGCAAGCGCCGATCGATTACGATCATTACCTGAGCCGCCAGCTGCAACCGGTCGCCGATGCCATTCTGCCGTTCGTGGGTGATGATTTCGCTGCGCTGACCGATCGCCAGCTTCCGTTGTTCTGA
- a CDS encoding LysR substrate-binding domain-containing protein: MSERIQALHALRAFEVASRYGSFTRAAEELALTQGAVSHHIKTLEAMFGCDLFERRGPKLALTEHGRLLAQELKVGFKIIENACALLRQDRYGLRLKAPSTLTVRWLLRALDAFKKVEDTCSVQLSSVWMDIDNVDFYSEPYDCAILLANGRFPADIESFKLFDEWLVPVCHPDYLTQAQPDLADLAQCELLHPSPDRRDWRRWLARMDALDISIDRGQVFDTLDQGISAAQQGLGISVVDLVLASADLGAGRLVTPFKHAVATGDGYYMTWLKASPKARQMHKLREFLFSQVPPLACKDINYLYG, translated from the coding sequence ATGTCGGAACGGATTCAGGCCTTGCACGCGCTGCGTGCCTTCGAGGTGGCCTCTCGCTATGGCTCATTTACCCGTGCCGCGGAAGAGCTGGCCCTGACCCAAGGGGCCGTCAGCCATCACATCAAGACGCTCGAAGCCATGTTCGGTTGCGATCTGTTCGAGCGGCGCGGGCCGAAACTGGCCCTGACCGAGCACGGCCGCCTGCTGGCACAGGAGCTCAAGGTAGGCTTCAAGATCATCGAGAATGCCTGCGCCCTGCTGCGCCAGGATCGCTATGGCCTGCGCCTGAAGGCTCCGTCCACGCTCACCGTGCGCTGGCTGCTGCGGGCGCTGGATGCGTTCAAGAAAGTCGAGGACACCTGTAGCGTGCAGCTGTCCAGCGTGTGGATGGACATTGACAACGTGGACTTCTATTCCGAGCCCTACGACTGCGCAATCCTCCTGGCCAACGGGCGCTTCCCCGCCGATATCGAGAGTTTCAAGCTGTTCGACGAGTGGCTGGTCCCGGTGTGTCATCCCGACTACCTGACCCAGGCGCAACCGGACCTGGCCGACCTGGCTCAGTGCGAGCTCCTGCACCCGTCTCCCGACCGGCGCGACTGGCGGCGCTGGCTGGCACGCATGGATGCGCTGGACATCAGCATCGACCGTGGGCAAGTGTTCGATACCCTCGACCAGGGTATCTCTGCTGCCCAGCAAGGCCTAGGTATCTCGGTGGTCGACCTGGTGCTGGCCAGCGCCGACCTCGGGGCGGGGCGCCTGGTCACACCATTCAAGCACGCGGTGGCCACTGGCGACGGTTATTACATGACTTGGCTCAAGGCCAGCCCCAAGGCGCGGCAGATGCACAAGCTGCGCGAGTTCCTGTTCAGCCAGGTGCCGCCGCTGGCCTGCAAGGACATCAACTACCTGTATGGCTGA
- a CDS encoding YqcI/YcgG family protein: protein MFTGYGTCYRLDALELAAEHVRYTQHWTYKTIEHFRTVLANPEFPCLFGRKAVNGATCHILFARAEQLADDIAQGLADYVRTVAPIPTKQRIGSPLVVFLETAADYTLAEQQALAWKVLRGVHARDPHPWPQGIPTDPEDNGWSFCYAGMPLFINMNFPGHQQMKSRNLGPHITFVINPRANFDEVANANTESGQRIRERIRERVRHYNDGVMPDTLGFFGDADNYEWKQYQLQEAGSLNPSRCPFHAHAAHSATPDLLIET, encoded by the coding sequence ATGTTTACGGGTTATGGAACCTGCTATCGCCTGGACGCACTGGAGCTGGCCGCTGAACATGTCCGGTACACGCAACACTGGACCTACAAAACCATAGAACATTTTCGCACTGTCCTCGCCAACCCCGAGTTCCCTTGCCTGTTCGGCCGCAAGGCTGTGAACGGCGCTACCTGCCACATCCTCTTCGCCCGCGCCGAGCAACTGGCCGACGACATTGCCCAGGGCCTGGCCGATTACGTGCGCACGGTCGCACCGATCCCAACCAAGCAGCGTATCGGCAGCCCGCTGGTGGTATTCCTCGAAACCGCTGCCGACTACACCTTGGCCGAACAACAGGCGCTGGCCTGGAAAGTGTTGCGTGGCGTGCATGCGCGCGATCCGCACCCTTGGCCGCAAGGCATACCGACCGATCCAGAAGACAATGGCTGGTCGTTCTGCTATGCCGGCATGCCGCTGTTCATCAACATGAATTTCCCCGGCCACCAGCAGATGAAAAGCCGCAACCTGGGGCCGCACATCACCTTCGTCATCAACCCTCGGGCCAACTTCGACGAAGTGGCCAACGCCAATACCGAAAGTGGCCAGCGGATCCGCGAACGCATTCGCGAACGCGTGCGCCACTACAACGACGGTGTCATGCCCGACACCCTTGGCTTCTTCGGCGATGCCGACAATTACGAGTGGAAGCAGTACCAACTGCAGGAGGCAGGGTCGCTCAATCCCTCCCGCTGCCCATTCCATGCCCATGCCGCACACTCGGCCACACCCGACCTACTGATCGAGACCTGA
- a CDS encoding LysE family translocator → MNTALTATYALTVLLLIATPGPVVALIVNTAAASGSRKAMFTAVGTNWASLVLIGAAAWIILTSAAIDKTWLSAMSLLGCLFIGYIAVGTLREALGATADEAPAEVAKPGRGGLLQGFMVGISNPKDIIFFIAFFPQFIQITESFGKSMVVLSLLWVAIDFAVLSLYIFAIGKIASQRSNRMISLASGVALLLIAAGGLLYNLRELAA, encoded by the coding sequence GTGAATACCGCACTCACCGCTACCTACGCCCTTACTGTCCTGCTGCTGATCGCCACACCTGGCCCGGTGGTGGCACTGATCGTCAACACCGCAGCCGCCTCTGGCTCGCGCAAGGCCATGTTCACCGCCGTCGGTACCAACTGGGCTTCACTGGTGCTGATCGGCGCGGCCGCCTGGATCATCCTCACCAGCGCCGCCATCGACAAGACCTGGCTGAGCGCCATGAGCCTGCTGGGCTGCCTGTTCATCGGCTATATCGCCGTGGGCACCCTGAGGGAAGCCCTGGGGGCAACTGCAGACGAGGCCCCGGCCGAGGTGGCCAAGCCCGGCCGCGGCGGGCTGCTGCAAGGCTTCATGGTGGGCATTTCCAACCCCAAGGACATCATCTTCTTCATCGCGTTCTTCCCGCAGTTCATCCAGATTACCGAATCGTTCGGCAAGAGCATGGTGGTGCTGTCGCTGCTGTGGGTGGCCATCGACTTTGCCGTACTCAGCCTGTACATCTTCGCCATCGGCAAGATCGCCTCGCAGCGCAGCAACCGCATGATCAGCCTGGCCTCGGGCGTCGCCCTACTGCTGATCGCTGCCGGTGGCCTGCTGTACAACCTCAGGGAACTGGCAGCCTGA
- a CDS encoding sel1 repeat family protein, translating to MSRMLRLPPLLIALIPLATQALEVRIDPHADLLYRQALPLLEQADSPDDSASTLRTVMSADPELSRQGQAMAHTLPTAVALLKKSVELGHPVAQYRLALYYMTYLPAAQIPDAACPLLEASLKQGFAAAAPAIATWCPPYNASSEYRAALEAIPSMATLYAPYYPQPATRLACNRSRPQGLEMQWGRQRDYQAEVYRLLGDLDPQHRQSLLQKAVEINGCVTAQQHLSSHP from the coding sequence GTGAGCCGCATGCTTCGCTTGCCCCCGCTGTTGATCGCCCTGATACCGCTGGCCACGCAGGCGCTTGAGGTACGCATCGATCCGCATGCCGACCTGCTCTACCGCCAGGCACTGCCACTGCTGGAGCAGGCCGACAGCCCGGACGACAGTGCCAGCACGCTGCGTACGGTCATGAGCGCTGACCCGGAACTCAGCCGCCAGGGCCAGGCCATGGCCCACACGCTGCCCACTGCGGTTGCCTTGCTGAAAAAGTCGGTGGAGCTGGGCCACCCGGTTGCACAGTACCGCCTGGCGCTGTACTACATGACCTACCTGCCCGCTGCACAAATCCCGGATGCCGCCTGCCCGTTGCTCGAAGCCAGCCTCAAGCAGGGCTTTGCCGCAGCGGCGCCGGCCATCGCCACCTGGTGCCCGCCCTACAACGCCAGCAGCGAGTACCGTGCCGCGCTGGAAGCCATCCCCAGCATGGCCACTCTGTATGCTCCTTACTACCCGCAGCCCGCCACACGTCTGGCTTGCAACCGCAGCAGGCCACAAGGGCTGGAAATGCAATGGGGGCGCCAGCGCGACTACCAGGCCGAGGTGTACCGCCTGCTCGGCGACCTCGACCCGCAACACCGCCAGAGCCTGCTGCAAAAGGCGGTTGAGATAAACGGCTGCGTAACGGCGCAACAGCATCTGAGCAGCCACCCCTGA
- a CDS encoding AzlC family ABC transporter permease, whose translation MPHLARQAFLHGAIASLPLSLAVAPWGLLAGSMAIEANLSAWQGQGLSAIVFAGAAQLVAIGMLKGGANLASILLTTLLLTSQHLLYGLSMRPLLSRQPLRWRLGLGFLLTDEFFALTSQYDQQQFNRWYALGVGLTFYIAWNLFTLAGIVLGQNIPHLDQFGLDFSIVATFVALIAPLVRNLATLVCVAVSLFCSVLFSHWHWETALVAAGLLGMSAGFICQKFAGARA comes from the coding sequence ATGCCCCACCTTGCACGCCAAGCTTTCCTCCACGGCGCCATCGCCAGCCTGCCGCTGTCGCTGGCCGTCGCCCCCTGGGGCCTGCTGGCCGGTTCCATGGCCATCGAGGCCAACCTCAGCGCCTGGCAGGGGCAAGGGCTGTCGGCCATTGTCTTCGCCGGGGCAGCGCAACTGGTCGCCATCGGCATGCTCAAGGGCGGTGCCAACCTGGCGTCAATCCTGCTGACCACCCTGTTGCTGACCTCACAACACCTGCTGTATGGCCTGTCGATGCGCCCGCTGCTATCGCGCCAACCGTTGCGCTGGCGGCTGGGCCTGGGTTTCCTGCTGACCGACGAGTTCTTTGCCCTTACCAGCCAGTACGACCAGCAGCAATTCAACCGCTGGTATGCCCTGGGCGTGGGCCTGACGTTCTATATCGCCTGGAATCTGTTTACCCTGGCCGGCATCGTGCTGGGCCAGAACATTCCCCATCTGGACCAGTTCGGCCTGGACTTTTCCATCGTCGCTACCTTCGTTGCCCTGATCGCGCCATTGGTGCGCAACCTGGCCACGCTGGTATGCGTGGCAGTATCGCTGTTCTGCTCGGTACTGTTCAGCCACTGGCACTGGGAAACCGCCCTGGTAGCGGCAGGCCTGCTGGGTATGAGTGCCGGTTTCATCTGCCAGAAATTCGCCGGAGCCCGAGCATGA
- a CDS encoding AzlD domain-containing protein, whose product MTWILIFAMGVIVFLNRYAFLEPRLPLRLSSNARQFLGFAVPGMLTAICAPIIFMPGHQLNLSLLNPYLLGSLVAVALVLLTRSVLLSMLVSMVIFYLLRSWLA is encoded by the coding sequence ATGACCTGGATCCTGATTTTCGCCATGGGCGTCATCGTGTTCCTCAACCGCTATGCGTTCCTGGAGCCACGCCTGCCGTTGCGCCTGAGCTCCAACGCCCGGCAATTCCTCGGTTTTGCCGTTCCGGGCATGCTTACCGCGATCTGCGCCCCGATCATCTTCATGCCCGGGCACCAACTCAACCTGAGCCTGCTCAACCCCTACCTGCTGGGCTCGCTGGTGGCCGTCGCCCTGGTGTTGTTGACCCGCAGCGTGTTGCTGAGCATGCTGGTGAGCATGGTGATTTTCTACCTCCTGCGCAGCTGGCTGGCATGA
- a CDS encoding AraC family transcriptional regulator translates to MSTPLREQTHLWQAPALGDVEMLHARYFQQRFAPHVHEGYVFTVIESGAQRFWHRGSEHLAPVGSMVLINPDELHTGATAHEAGWRYRGFYPEHERVTGVLKELELGRHGMPRFKDSVIQDPALASAFSQLHQLSEAGASALQQQTAWRQAVLALVQRHGQCAEPAAPGQEPLAVARARELLESQLADPPSLEALAAAVNLSPFHFARVFRQATGLPPHAWLKQRRLARAREMLKRGWAASEVAFDLGYADQSHLSRQFKQAYGVTPGAYRSACLQA, encoded by the coding sequence ATGAGCACGCCCCTGCGCGAACAGACACACCTCTGGCAGGCGCCGGCACTCGGCGACGTCGAGATGCTGCACGCACGCTATTTCCAGCAGCGCTTCGCCCCGCATGTGCATGAAGGCTATGTGTTCACCGTGATCGAGTCGGGCGCCCAGCGTTTCTGGCACCGTGGCAGCGAACACCTGGCACCGGTCGGCAGTATGGTGCTGATCAACCCAGACGAGCTGCACACCGGCGCCACCGCCCACGAAGCCGGCTGGCGCTACCGTGGCTTCTACCCGGAGCACGAGCGGGTAACCGGGGTGCTCAAGGAACTGGAACTGGGCCGCCACGGCATGCCCCGCTTCAAGGACAGCGTAATCCAGGACCCGGCCCTGGCCAGCGCCTTCAGCCAGCTGCACCAGCTGTCCGAAGCCGGCGCCAGTGCCCTGCAGCAACAGACCGCCTGGCGCCAGGCGGTGCTGGCCCTGGTGCAGCGCCACGGGCAATGCGCCGAACCTGCGGCTCCCGGCCAGGAACCGCTGGCAGTGGCTCGCGCCCGCGAATTGCTGGAAAGCCAGCTGGCCGACCCGCCCTCGCTGGAAGCGCTGGCGGCGGCGGTCAACCTGTCACCGTTCCATTTCGCCCGGGTGTTCCGCCAGGCCACCGGCCTGCCACCACATGCCTGGCTGAAGCAGCGCCGCCTGGCTCGGGCACGGGAGATGCTCAAGCGTGGCTGGGCAGCCTCGGAGGTGGCATTCGACCTGGGTTATGCCGACCAGAGTCATCTGAGCCGGCAGTTCAAGCAGGCCTATGGGGTGACACCAGGGGCCTACCGCAGCGCTTGCCTGCAGGCCTGA
- a CDS encoding copper chaperone PCu(A)C, giving the protein MSMQPIKRGLAALVLMGLALPTLAQTTVSDAWVRASVPHQQSTGAFMTLTASSDSKLVGVASRVAKTVQVHEMTMNGDVMGMREVKTVELPAGKAVTLSPNGLHVMLMGLNNQVKEGEKVPLSLTFEDAKGARETVDVQAEVRALTAEADAGHEHMHMNH; this is encoded by the coding sequence ATGTCGATGCAACCGATCAAGCGCGGCCTGGCCGCCCTGGTCCTGATGGGCCTGGCCCTGCCAACCCTGGCCCAGACTACCGTGAGCGATGCCTGGGTGCGTGCCAGTGTGCCGCACCAGCAGTCCACCGGCGCCTTCATGACCCTGACCGCCAGCAGCGACAGCAAACTGGTGGGCGTGGCATCCAGGGTGGCCAAGACCGTTCAGGTGCACGAGATGACCATGAACGGCGACGTGATGGGCATGCGCGAGGTGAAAACCGTCGAGTTGCCAGCCGGCAAAGCCGTGACGCTGAGCCCGAATGGCCTGCACGTGATGCTGATGGGGCTGAACAATCAGGTGAAGGAGGGTGAGAAAGTGCCGCTGTCCCTGACCTTCGAAGATGCCAAGGGCGCCAGGGAAACCGTGGACGTGCAGGCTGAAGTGCGAGCGCTCACCGCCGAGGCGGACGCAGGGCATGAACACATGCACATGAATCACTGA
- a CDS encoding SCO family protein, with protein MNDLYTRRAVVAGMGVLGLGLLAGCSPARGLEFKYGKNMSNEILGRKFSLKDTQGNVRTLSSFYGSMPMIFFGFTQCPAVCPTTLARAAQIRKLLRGRDRDLFQVVLITLDPERDTPEVLDAYVKAFDPSFTALTGTPEEIAAVAKEFKVFYEKVPAGDTYTVSHSSTSYVYDTRGTLRLSLGHSLTAQECAEDLVTLMEIC; from the coding sequence ATGAATGATCTATATACCCGGCGCGCGGTTGTCGCCGGGATGGGCGTTCTCGGGCTTGGCCTGCTGGCAGGCTGCAGCCCGGCCCGGGGGCTCGAGTTCAAGTACGGCAAGAACATGAGCAACGAGATCCTGGGGCGCAAGTTCAGCCTCAAGGACACCCAGGGCAATGTGCGCACCCTGTCGAGCTTCTACGGCAGCATGCCGATGATCTTCTTCGGCTTTACCCAGTGCCCGGCGGTCTGCCCGACCACGCTGGCGCGCGCTGCACAAATCCGCAAGCTGCTCAGAGGCCGCGATCGCGACCTGTTCCAGGTGGTGCTGATTACCCTGGACCCGGAGCGCGACACGCCGGAAGTGCTCGATGCCTACGTCAAGGCGTTCGACCCGTCGTTCACCGCACTTACCGGCACCCCCGAGGAAATTGCCGCAGTCGCGAAGGAATTCAAGGTGTTCTACGAGAAGGTCCCGGCTGGGGATACCTATACCGTTTCCCACTCGTCCACCAGCTATGTCTACGATACGCGCGGCACGCTGCGCCTGAGCCTGGGCCATTCGCTGACCGCTCAGGAATGCGCCGAAGACCTGGTTACCCTGATGGAGATCTGCTGA
- the nfuA gene encoding Fe-S biogenesis protein NfuA has translation MSAITITDAAHDYLADLLSKQNTPGIGIRIFITQPGTQYAETCIAYCKPGEEKPDDTAVGLKSFTAYLDAVSVPFLEDALVDYATDRMGGQLTIKAPNAKVPMVNEDSPINERINYYLQTEINPGLASHGGQVSLVDVVDDGIAVLQFGGGCQGCGQADVTLKEGIERTLLERIPELKGVRDVTDHSQKENAYY, from the coding sequence ATGAGCGCTATAACCATTACCGACGCCGCCCATGATTACCTGGCCGATCTGCTTTCCAAGCAGAATACGCCTGGCATCGGCATTCGCATTTTCATCACCCAGCCAGGCACCCAGTACGCCGAAACGTGCATCGCCTACTGCAAGCCGGGCGAAGAGAAACCTGACGACACCGCCGTGGGCCTGAAGAGTTTCACTGCTTACCTGGATGCCGTCAGCGTGCCGTTCCTGGAAGACGCGCTGGTCGACTACGCCACCGATCGCATGGGTGGCCAGCTGACCATCAAGGCGCCGAACGCCAAGGTGCCGATGGTCAACGAAGACAGCCCGATCAACGAGCGCATCAACTACTACCTGCAGACCGAGATCAACCCTGGGCTGGCCAGTCATGGCGGCCAGGTGAGCCTGGTGGACGTGGTCGACGACGGCATCGCCGTGCTGCAGTTCGGGGGCGGTTGCCAAGGTTGTGGCCAGGCCGACGTAACCCTGAAGGAAGGCATCGAGCGCACGCTGCTCGAGCGCATTCCCGAGCTGAAGGGCGTACGCGACGTGACTGACCACAGCCAGAAAGAGAACGCCTACTACTAA
- a CDS encoding acyltransferase family protein, protein MLYSLQALRAFAAWVVVCHHFMQIFFDFHATGPIGQLLTDRGAVGVDIFFVISGLVIYLSTRDKTIEPRQFLLNRVLRIVPAYWFYTALMATLLLAFGQWMPHQAFSWHHLMLSLLFIPAENPGGYGLYPTLNVGWTLNFEMFFYLLFGLAFLVRQRHHQLLVTAALLLASEVLGRLGVLSRFYNNDIIYEFLLGIGLGVLHRSGLIRQGRWMPLMLLVLAGLAIYYLDASRRLLNWGLPSAMIVLAFVALEPLFRGNRLLKALGDCSYSVYLVHVLVLYVGWFASQRLQLNPYLVFALCVPSIGLMSWFSYRWLERGLYRRLQAWLAAPREPAPEYALSRVKY, encoded by the coding sequence ATGCTGTATTCGCTTCAGGCACTGCGGGCGTTCGCCGCCTGGGTGGTGGTCTGCCACCATTTCATGCAGATCTTCTTCGACTTCCATGCCACGGGCCCCATCGGCCAACTGCTTACCGACCGTGGCGCTGTAGGCGTCGATATCTTCTTCGTCATCAGCGGGCTGGTCATCTACCTGTCGACCCGTGACAAGACCATCGAGCCTCGCCAGTTCCTGCTCAACCGGGTGCTGCGCATCGTTCCGGCCTACTGGTTCTACACGGCGTTGATGGCCACGCTGCTGCTGGCCTTCGGTCAGTGGATGCCACACCAGGCATTCAGCTGGCATCACCTGATGCTGTCGCTGTTGTTCATCCCGGCGGAAAACCCGGGTGGCTACGGCTTGTATCCGACCCTGAACGTGGGCTGGACGCTGAACTTCGAGATGTTCTTCTACCTGCTGTTCGGCCTGGCCTTCCTGGTGCGCCAGCGTCATCACCAACTGCTGGTTACCGCCGCGCTGCTGCTGGCCAGCGAAGTGTTGGGGCGGCTGGGCGTGCTCAGCCGCTTCTACAACAACGACATCATCTACGAATTCCTGCTCGGCATCGGCCTGGGCGTGCTGCACCGCAGCGGGCTGATCCGTCAGGGCCGCTGGATGCCGTTGATGCTGCTGGTACTGGCCGGCCTGGCGATCTATTACCTGGACGCTTCCCGGCGGTTGCTGAACTGGGGGCTGCCGAGCGCAATGATCGTGCTGGCCTTCGTCGCCCTGGAGCCGCTGTTCCGTGGCAACCGGCTGCTCAAGGCCCTGGGCGACTGCTCGTATTCGGTGTACCTGGTGCATGTGCTGGTGCTGTATGTCGGCTGGTTCGCCAGCCAGCGCCTGCAATTGAACCCTTACCTGGTGTTCGCCCTGTGCGTGCCGTCCATTGGACTAATGTCGTGGTTCAGCTACCGCTGGCTGGAGCGCGGCCTGTACCGGCGCCTGCAGGCCTGGCTGGCGGCGCCACGGGAGCCAGCCCCTGAATATGCGCTTTCCCGAGTCAAATACTAG